The genomic window ATCCTGATGCTGCGAAGACTATAGCTTTCAACCGACCTCACCTAAATAGTGCTGTGGCAAGAGATATACAGAACATCACTGCTCAAAATCTTTTGGAAGAAGGGGGATATGTTATTAACCTTGGTAGACCCCTACGTATTGGAGAAGTAGATTTAGTAACTGGCGGTCCCCCTTGTCAACCCTTCAGCACAGCAGGAAAACGTGGTTCAGTTATGGACCCGCGTGGCAGCTTATTTATGGACTTTATACGTATTGTTGAACAAGTGCAGCCACGCTTTTTTGTCATGGAGAATGTTAAAGGTTTACTCTCGGCTCCTATTCGTCATAGACCTCATCTGGAACGAGGAACGGGTTATGCTCCTCTGGAACTAGATGAAATGCAAGGAAGCGCTCTTGAGATTGTTCTAGAAGAAATTAAGCGCCTTGGTTATCAAGTTATTTATAAAGTAATGGAAGCAGCAGATTACGGTGTTCCGCAAAACAGAGCGCGAGTAATCTTTATCGGTTCAAGAGATGGTGAATCAGCTACATTCCCTTTACCTACTCATAGTAAAAATGGCTCTTTATTACCTCAATGGCGCACTCTTAAAGATGCCCTGATAAACTTAGAAGATCCGCAACCGGAGTATACTTCCTACTCAAAAAACCGTCTTCAATATTTAAAGCTTTTAAAAAGTGGTCAGAACTGGAGAGATTTACCTAACGACTTGATAAAAGAAGCAATGGGAGGGGCTTACAAATCTGGAGGCGGGAAAGTAGGCTTTTACAGAAGGTTATGTTGGGATAAGCCATCTCCTACTGTTACTACAAGTCCTTACCAAAAGGCTACAGATATGTGTCATCCAGAGGAACTGCGTCCTCTAAGTGTTCGAGAGTGTGCCAGGATTCAAACCTTTCCAGACTCATGGATTTTCTATGGTTCGACAGCCTCTAAGTACCGACAGATAGGTAATGCTGTACCTGTACTCTTAGCTCAAGCTATTGGTGACTATTTACATAGTTTAATTAGACAGGAGAAACCTAAAGGAATATCAGTCTTTGAACAGCTTTCACTATTTAATCACTAAATTCCTTGCCTTATTATTGAGTAAAATCTGCTGTTTCAGTTACTGGTTCTAGTTTTCCCAATAATTCACAAGGAGTAATACCCAAAGTCTTATATACCTCCAAAAACTTCACCACGTCCAAACTTAGTTTGTCACGCTCATATTTATAGATCAATACGGTTCAGTTAGCGCCAAAAACCTTTCAGGACTCACGGAAAAACTCTCTGAAACTCTTATTCCTTTGTGTCCTTTGCGACGACAGTCGCTCATGGGGGAAACCCCCATCGCCCTTGGCGTCTCCCCTTGGGAGAAGACCGCGCTGCCTCCCCTTTGTGGTTCGTTTTTCTTAATTTTTGGGTAAGTCCTGCTCTTAACTGAACCGTATTGATTTATAGATACACAAATCTCAATAATTCTAATATTTCTATATATAAACATTAATAATCCTTAATAGTTAACACTATTAAGGATTGTTGAGAGGAGCAAAAACTGCTCACAAAGCTGATTGTTCCTTAAAAATCATCGAGAAACTGACTAAGGCGACTGATTACGGGGTCAACCTCTTGAGGAGGGGTAGCAACAGTATGAGAAGTATTATTTACTACTTCTAATTGAGTTGGAGACTGAATAAAAGATCGATCATTGACTATGAGCGCCAATTGTGCGACTTGTTGAGAAAGTTGCAGTAGATGATGTTCCATCGCCTCCAAACGATTAGATCCCTTGGCAAAAAAACGTTCCTCAAGTCCAGCCACTTGACGTTGCAGTTCACCGATTTGTTGTTCAATCGGTGTTGTAGCTGCTGTTTGTGGAGCAGGTTGTACAGATCCCGGTACACATAAAGATTGCCACAAGGCTTCTTTACAGAGGTCACTGAAAGTCTTGTCTGGTTGTTTTTCCAAATAACTTTCTACTTGCGCTAACAAGCTTTCATCAGCAAGCTCTGGGTTGAACGTGACGGATTTAACTACCTTTTTTGACCATTGGAACATCAGCTTTATGCCCTAGCAGCGCGATTGGAGGATAATTGTGCCTCTCCATAAATATACTGCCCCAAAGCATTCGCCTGTCGGGAAGGTGCTGCTAAATGAGCATTAATCTTTGCTTCCTTGAGTAGACGTTGAACGTCGTCCCAGAAGAACTCACCACCCCCGCCAGTGAGAATCACATCGGTGACGCGTTCTGGCAACCAGGCTAGCACACGGCTACAGATTTCGCGTGAAAACATCTCTGTGAGGTTGGGAAGAAAATCGTCTAGGTTGGTGGGCTTGCTAGCACCTTTAGGACGGTAATAGCGTTCACCTCTGGGTTTGTTAACAGTGGAAATCAGCGCTAGAGATTGACTATCTGCTCCCTCGATTTCGGCGGACACCAATTCATAAAACTTATTCATACCGAAGTCTTCGCTCTTAGAAGCACCTCTGGCAAAACGGAAGTTATCTACCATCAAAAGATCGACGGTTTGATGTCCAATATCGACGATCGCTACCGATATTTTTGTAAAATCGGGACTGCCAGGGCTTTTTTTCGGTTGAGCTTCAGACCACAGCAGACTGCCATAACCCTCTGGCATTACCCATACCTTACTAACATTCAGCGACACAGATTCGCCTCGGAAGTTCAACACATGAGGGCCACCTACTTGGCTAATCAACTGTGCTTTTTCCTTTTCAAATTGCTCTAAGGAAAGAAAAGGCAGACCTAGTACAACTGAGATATCATCTCTGAGTTTGAAGTAGCCAGCACTTGCTAACACTTTTACCAGTGCAGCCTCTACCTTAGATTGGCCGACTCCTAGATTCGCCCCAAAATCTGCTGCCAGTTGACCAACAGCATATCCATTTCCTTGATACTCCAGCCACAAATCCATTAAGGGGTCAGTAGCCCTGGCTTCAAAAACACCGCCGCGTACCTGTTCTATTGACATCTGCTTCACGTTGGCAGGTACGAACACCACATTGCCGGGTTCGCGACTCACACAAGTTTTTGTGGAAGTTCTGCCTAAATCAACACTGAGAATGGTTTTCCCAGAACCACCGCCTGCCTTGTTGGGATTGGTAATGGAAGGATTATTAACAGCATTTATGGGAGTCGTCGATGCTAACGGCTGCCTATTCATGGGTATAGCAGCACTATTCATAGGGTTAGCGGCGGAAGGTTGGTCTGTCATGAAAGCTCCTAGTTCAAACTTAACTGTAAAAAGTTGTCATGCTCATCTTACAAAAATGCGAGCAACCAGAAATTCTAGGTTGCGTCAAGTGTAGCTAGAAATACGCCAAAAATTAATTCCGGCGATACCTCCGATGGGCTTTGCCAACACACATCTAGTATTATTTGGCATAGTGTAGGCGAATTTTGGCCAGATGTAACCCCTGCTTTCACTGCTTTCAAACCAAAAGCGTCCGTGTTTCATCTTCTAGTACGTTTTAACTGGCGCTTGAATATCCAGAAAACAAATGCCAAAACAAAACCCCCAAGTACGATTTTGGATACAGGAGCAAGGTACTTATCCACAAGTTCATACTGACTACCCAACGCGTATCCTGAGTATGTTAGCAAACCCACCCAAGCAGCGCTACCTAAGGTTGTGTAAAACAGAAATGGTAGCAAGGGCATATTGCTGATACCTGCGGGAACAGAAATCAAGGTGCGGATTCCCGGTACAAGGCGACCAATTAATACTGCTTTTTTACCTTGTCGGTCAAACCACTCTTTGGCTTTGGTGATATCTTTACTGGATATAGCCAGCCATTTACCATACTTATCAGCCCAAGCTTTCAAACGGGTTTCGCCAAAAAGCTTACCCGGATAATACCAAATAAGTGCGCCCAATACAGAACCCAAAAGTCCTGCAAAAAATACACCAATGATATTCAGCTTTGCCCCTTCTGGTTGATATGGACTTGCTGTAAATCCAGCCAGTGGCATGATCAATTCTGAAGGAATGGGGGGAAAAAGGTTCTCTAGAAACATTAGTAGGGCAATTCCCCAATAGCCAAAATAGTTGATAGTATTAGTTATCCATTCAAGCATTGAGTCAATTCCTGAAATTGCTGCACTGCTCTAGCCCTTGAAATTGAGCGAGAAATCGCTCACTACGAACCTCACAAAATTAATGAAACGAACCACTAGGTTTTGTTTTCTAATTTTTTAGATCCCCCTTTGTCGGTTTTTTAAAAGGACTAGGGAGGATCTAAAGATTTGATAGCAAGTTTAAAAACATACTTTAGGGTTTTCTTCTCAGGTTGGGGCTGTAGTGGAGATGAGGCAGAAAAAAAAGACAAGGGAGAAAATTTTACCTTGTCCCCCTCATCCCCCTCTGCCCCTCTTCTTGTTCTAGGCTGTCGGGGTCAACGATTGTACTCTTGGTTCCGATTGCCAGTCTAATGGATTCCAAACTCGATCTTCTAGCGCCATCTGCTCAATCAAGCTTGCCAGTCTCAGGGCTTTGAGAGCTTGTTCACCACCTACTGAGGGTTGATTGCCACCATGTACACAGTTGACAAAATGTTCTAATTCTGCGCTTAAGGGTTGAATATTGCTGGTGTAGACTTTTTCAATCACACCATCTTGTCTATAAAGTACTTGTCGGTGGTCGGTGAGAGAATTGGCACTAGTTTGTCGGTGAATCAAAATTTCATTCTTGAGAAAATCTGCCTCAGTAAATGAATTTTTGCAATGGGCGACAATCCGGCGAATTTTTCGGTGGGTGACTTTACTAGCAGTCAGAGTAGCAACAATACCATTGGCAAACCCCAAGGTGGCAGTTACGTAATCTAAATAACCAGAGTCCAGGGCACGAGTACCGCTAGCAGTCAATTTCGTTACTGGGGAAGCAGCTAATTCCAAAAGTAGGTCGATGTCATGGATCATTAAATCCAGCACAACCGAAACATCGTTTGCCCGATCTGAGTAAGGACTCATCCTGTGGGCTTCTAGCGCCAGCAATGCCTCAGTTTTCAGCACTTGGCTCAGTTCTTTAAAAGCTGGGTTAAAACGCTCAATATGACCTACTTGCAGGATACACCCAGACTCAGCTGCGGCATTTACTAAAGACTCTGCCTCAGAAATACTGGCTGCGATCGGTTTTTCAATCAAAACATGAATTCCCGCTAACAGACAGTTGATGCCCACGGCATAGTGCAGACGGGTGGGAACAGCTACACAAACTGCTTCCACAAGGGGTAGCAGGTCACAGTAATCTTCAAAAAAACGCACCTTGTAGTTGCTGGCAGTTTCTAACCCTCGCTCAACGTTAATATCTGCCACTCCGACTAGTTCAACATCTTTCATTGAACTCAGCACGCGAGCATGGTGTTGTCCCATGTTACCCACTCCAATCACGCCTATGCGGATCGGTCGTGGCTGGTTGCGCTGTGTATATAGATTCGGTTCTGCCACTGACATGCTATCTTGCACTATTATTATCTCCTCAACCACCAAATTTAGAGACGCTACGGCCGTTGGCGTTTATACTCGAAAGCCAGTTACGATCCGTCTAAAACCATCCAGATGGTAACATAGAGCCTATGTTTATGAAGAATTTCAAAGTTTGTGATCGGTTCCCGTAATCCAGATATCTTTTGTATAGATATTTCGGGTTTGCTTTGTCTTTTGCACTTTCTACAAAAAATATATGTCTTTTTATTAACTTTAAAAAATTCAATCAGACCGAAGTCTAAATTCTCCTTGACATTGCTTCCTGGCATCTTGTTAAGGTGTAATTTGGCGATTTGAAATCCAAAATTTGCAACCGAGATGAAAGCTGTAATTTTGTTATCTGGGGGATTGGACTCTTCCACAATTTTGTACAAAGCTAAGGCTGATGGCTATGAATGTCATGCTATTTCCTTTGATTACCAGCAGCGACACCGACGAGAGTTACAGTCAGCCCTTTTTGTTGCTCAAAAAGCTGGGATCGTGAAACATCAGGTGGTTAATTTTGACTTACGACAATGGGGTGGTTCAGCACTTACGGACGACGCCATTGATTTACCCCAGGAACGTTCCCTGGATGAAATGTCTCAAAATATTCCTGTCACCTATGTTCCGGCTCGTAATACCATATTCTTAAGCTTTGCTCTTGGTTACGCCGAAGCGATCGCAGCAGAAAGTGTCTATATCGGCATCAATGCCTTAGATTACTCAGGATATCCTGACTGTCGCCCCGACTATATCCAGGCAATGCAGGAAGTTTTTCGCCTGGGAACCAAACAAGGGCGTGAGGGACAACCAATTAATATTGTTGCACCCCTAATCAACTTAAAAAAAACTGAAATCATCCAACTGGGTAACCAATTGGGAGTTCCTTGGGAGCTAACTTGGTCTTGCTATGCCGGTGGAGATGTCGCCTGCGGTGTGTGTGATTCTTGTCGCTTGCGGCTAGCAGCTTTTACCGAATTGGAACTTGTTGATCCACTGGTGTATGCTTCTTGAGTTAAGAGTGAGGAGTTTTAATTCATAACTCCTAACTCTCAACTCCTAACTCTTCTAACCGTTGCAGTTGAATTTGATGGAGGCGTGGACCAACAATTGACACCACGGTGAATTCGAGATTTTGATAACAGAAGGTTTCGCCTTTGGCAGGAATTTTTTGTAACTGATACAGCAAAAAGCCCCCTAGTGTTTGGTATTCTCTTGTCAGGGGCAAATTGAGATGCAAAACCTCGTTGAGGTCTTCGAGGTTGATTTGTGCCTGCACCAAAAATTTCTGCTCATCTAACATCTGAATCAGTAAGTCGTCGCTGCTTTCAGGTTCGCTGGCGTCGCCAATGATTTCGGCAATGACATCTTTGATTGTCACTAGTCCCACAGTAGAGCCAAATTCATTCACTACCATGACCATAGCTGGTTTCTCTTGCTGCATCAGTGGCAAAAGTTCACTCAAGGGCGTGTATTCTGGAACAAACCGGGCGGGACGCATCCAAGGTTGGATCTGTGTCTCTAAACTTAGTTTTCCTACAGCTAAAGGTTGTGCCAAGTCTTTAAAATAAACAATGCCGCGAACATCGTCCAAAGATTCACCAATCACGGGATAGCGAGAGTAACCAGTGGAAGCCATTTCTCTGAGTAATATCTGGAAGGTAGCATCTTTTGGCAGCGCGATAATACTGGTGCGGGGGATCATCACATCTTGGGCCATTACATCCCCAAACTCAAAGACATTATTGAGCAGTTCTCGCTCTGCACGCTGTAAACCAGTAGACCCCCATTCTGTAGAGATAATCAGTTGCAATTCTTCGGGAGTCACAGGCGGCCTCCAGCCTTGGCCTGTGTATTGGATGCCAAAAATCCGCAAAAAGCAACGAGTTGATTGATTGAGAATCCAGATGAAGGGGCCAAAAAAACGCACGATCGCTTTTACCGAAGGCCCCAAAAACCTAGCTAGCTGTTCTGAGTACAGCATGGCTAAGGATTTGGGACATAGTTCTCCGATCACAATTTGCAAATAGGCAATCAAGAAAAAGGCAATGGGAATTGATAGAGAATGCGCCAGGAAGGTAGTGATGTTACTTGGTAAAGGCCAGGATTTTAACCATGCATTCACTAGCACGACAATCGTACTTTCTCCAATCCATCCCAGTGCCAAACTAGAAAGGGTAATACCTAACTGGGTGGTAGATAGCAGTCGGTCAATACTACGTTGTAGCATCTCGACAGCGATCGCTGGAATATCCCCAGCCTTAACTAGCTGGTGAATACGCGATCGCCGCACACTCACCATCGAAAATTCCGCCGTCACAAAAAAGGCATTTATGGCAATCAGCAGCAGCACTGACAACAAGCGCAGCGCCACGTCTGTCCAAATTAAATTAGGAAAACCACTCACTGCCAAAGCTCGTGTAAAACTCACGCCCTCCATTCTGGGATTTTGGATTTTGGATTTTGCGGAAAGTCTGAGCGCCGGTTTCGGGCGTTAGCGTAGCGGTAGCGAGTCCGCGAGCGTCTCAGAACTTTCCAAGACGGATTTTGGATTAAGTTTTGGAGATTAGGGATTAGGCAAATTGTCTAGTACAGCGGGCGCGTAAATAAACCAACCATTCAAAATGGCGCAAGAGTTCAGAATACAACCCTTTTGACTTTTGACTTTTGACTTTTGACTTCCGCGTAGCGGTACTAGTACCATGTGCCCAATCTAAAATCTAAAATCTAAAATCTAAAATTGTCTCTCCTACCTTTCTACAGGAATATTCGATGCTTCTAGCTTCAATTTTTGAGCGGGATAATCAGTCAGAGCGAGTGATATCTTCTTGACATCATCAAGTAAAGCTGTAGGAATGCTCACTGTACCGGAAAATGTTGGTCCATTTGCAGGCAATTCTGTTGGTAAACCCTCTGTACTAGCACTCAGGGTTCGTCCTTTATCATCGGTAACATCTAAAAAACTATACAGGAAGCGCACAGAATCCTTACCTTTATTCTGCATTTTCACTTTCAGTAGCAAATCACCACCAGAGTAGCGGACAGATTGCACAGCCATAGTTACACCTTCACTCTGGGCAGTAACTGGAAAACCTGGCTGGGGTTTTTCTTCAACCACTTGTGGGGGTTTTTCCTCTGGCTTCTGCTTGCTGCTATTGGTTTCTTCATCATCTTCCTCTAGCTTTTCCGATTTAGCAGCCTTGGTCTTACCGTCAATTCGCGCCTTGACAATTTTCAGGATCTCTTCCTCTTTTAATAGCACTAGCCCTGCCTGTTGGGAGCTATTTGTCTTATTGCTGGCAAATTTGGTTGTGGGACGCCCATCTGGTGTGGTAACGCCTTTAAGTGCTGAACTCCCCAGTTCAAACCCCAAAAACGCGCTCACAGAACCTGCTCCCATCATCAGGATTAACAAAATCAAAGTAAGAAGTACAGTAGAATTTATCTTCATCGCTGACAAGCTATCACAAAAGAATGCTGGTCTATTTAAGGATAGTGAAGCTTTTGACCTCAATCCTTAAAGGAACTTAATCAATATTAGTTTGCACTATTTCATGATCTAATTATGTAGTATAAAAATCTGGTAAACTATTGTTGAGTATTCACAGGTGGTAAATCTGTGCTATAATTATGCAATTGGCTAAACTCAATGTATGAGGAATTTTCCTCACTCTAATTAGCAAATCAGGTTGACCTCAGAGTTGAAGTAATTGACTCACAGGAAGCCGAAACCCAAGGAAACACGCGCCTTTGGCCGATTGGGGAGGCAGCGAACTCATAATTCGCCTTCAGGCTGGTTCGATTCCAGCAGGGCGCACTGAATCAAAAAAAAGCAGTAATGTGTTGTATTACCAGAACCTCAATGATGATTGGGAGATCAGTAATACTACATTATATTGAGGATTGACATCCTGGTTCAACTCCTCCAGTCAGGATTTAATGAGTGCTGAGTCATGAGTTATGAGTCTTAATTAACTCCTCACTTTTTCCCATCCTTAAAACTTTAGGCTAACCTCACTTTTAATTTTTAACTCTCCTCTCAGCACTCAGCACTGTTACCGAGATGGTAAAGTTTCAAACCGGAATTCAGTTCCCACTTTGAGTTTGTTGCTATTCAAACGAGGAGACATCATCAGCGACGTGTCATAAGGATTTGGTAAATCAAGAGTACGAATATAAGGATCGTTGCCAACTTGCTGAGTCAGGACATCATGATATAAAGTGTTAACCAACTCAGCATCGTGGGCAATTTCATTTTCTGGGAAGGAACCACCGAAACTGGAACCAGATCCTAGAAATGAGTCTAGCTGACGCTTGAGGCTGCCATTTTCGTAGAAATTGCGATCGTGACGAAAAAAAGCTCTTTCAAATACATCATTGGTAGTTTGATAATTGGGTGTTGCCGTTTGGGCAGATGCAACAGAGGGAAAAGCAATACAAGCAGCAAGCAGCACCAAGAAACCACCAAAGGTTTTTAATTTTATACGCACGTTTCTGACTCCTCAATTTTTGTTTTAGGCGAATCTTAATTTATGCTTAAGTTCAGAACTCTGATGAGTTCAACCTTTGGTGTAGCACAACTTTTAATGTTTTGTAATGACGTATCCTACTGAAACTCTTACCCACTCAGATATTTGGGCAACCACTGCTGATTTGACCACCTTGCGCCACAAGCTACTAGATTTATTTTGCCAACTTGCTTATCAAGAGGGTGATTTTCTCCTCTCTTCTGGGCTACGTAGTTCTTATTACGTCAACAAGACACAGGTAACACTCCATCCTCAAGGCGCTTTGGCAGTCGGACGCCTACTGTTTCCTTTGTTACCTGTAGATACACAGGCTGTAGGTGGTTTAACATTGGGGGCTGACCCAATTGTGACAGCAGTGAGTGTAGTTTCTGTTTATGAAAATCGACCGATACCAGCGCTGATTATTCGCAAGGAAGCCAAGGGTTATGGGACGAGAGCTTATATAGAAGGCCCCAGTTTACCAGAAGGTGCAAAAGTAGTAGTTTTAGAAGATGTCGTTACAACTGGGCAATCTGCTCTGAAAGCGGTTGAGCGTCTTAAAGACGCAGGTTATACCGTAAATCAAGTAATTTCACTGGTAGACAGAGAGCAAGGGGGAGGTGAGTTGTACCAGTCAGCTGGGTTGAAGTTTGAAACTTTGTTTTCGATTCAGGAAGTTCAGGAACGCTACCGACAACTTGCGAATTCATGAACAATAGGACTTCTACTAATTCGTAATTCGTAATTCGTAATTAAGAATTACAAATTGGGATAAGTCATGGGGATGAAAGAATAGAGTTAAGTTAACGTGAATTCGACGGCTGATATAATGTCCGCTTAATTAGCTAAATTAAAAGACCTCTCCCTGGCTTTACTACGCAAAACCATCCCTCTCCGACTCCCAGAGGTACAGACTTGGACTTTAGTTCAAGTCAGGGAGAGGTTTGTCGAACTCACGTTCAGTTAGACACTAGAACAAACTCTAGGACTGACATGTTAATAGAAAATAGCAACTTGAATTAATCGGGTAAAAACTCTTCATCTAAGCATTCATCTGTACTAAATGGAGACTCCAGAGGAAAAGTATCAACAGACAAACCAGTTTCATCACTGGCTTGTTTTCTTGCATCTTGATAACACTCCGAGAAAACTTCCTGAAAATACGGCTTTAAACTAGGGCTGTCTTTAAAAGCTCTTGTTAGTCTCCGGCGATGTTCTCTAATTGTTGCTTTCCAGCTATTAGAGCGGTTATTAGACTGAAATTTATATTTGAGTAAGTGCATTAAAACAACAATTAAATTACTATCTATTGGTTGCTTTTCACTTCTTCCCATGCTCTCGATTTCTTCAATGAGATTTGCTAAATCGACTTCAGCTAATCTCCCTTCTTTTAATTTTTTAGCAGTTGTCTCTATCCATAGATAAAAATCTTGGTCATAAAGACTTGGGTTTGTAAAAGCTGTTGGTTGAGGCGCTGTCATTTTATATTTAAACCTGCCAAAATCAACAAAAGCCAGCAGCGGGATTTGAACTCGCGACCTTCCGATTACAAGTCGGATGCACTACCACTGTGCTATGCTGGCGGGTTTAGCGATCGCTCTCAAATAGCAACCACAATTTCTAATTGTACCATAATCAACTTATTTGTCTAGCTGTAATTCCTAAAAAATATCTCCTTCTTCCTAAATTAGGCTAAAAGACCAGAGATTTTGGGAATATCACTGCTTTTGTGCCCCCTAGATGGTTTAGGCTGCGTAGCAATTGTGATCAAACAGAAAAAAATCAGTGATTCTGATCACTGATAAAGTTGATAAATTAATATTTTTAGCAAAAGCTAACTCAAATTCTGGGCTGGAGGCAAAAATATCTGGTACAGTTCTAAAACTGTATTTTTTTGATCCGGCTGGTAAAGCAACAGAAATATATAATTGTTGTTTACACATCGGAAGCATGGCAGTGTTGATCGGACGAGATTTATTAAGTCTGGCGGACATCAGTCCAACGGAACTTCAAGAACTCCTGCAATTGGCAACTCAACTTAAATCACAACAGTTGAAGTTGCAGTGTAATAAAGTTTTGGGGTTGTTGTTCTCCAAAGCCTCAACTCGCACGCGGGTAAGTTTTACTGTGGCGATGTACCAACTGGGTGGACAGGTAATCGATCTCAACCCCAATGTCACTCAAGTTAGTCGCGGGGAACCTTTGCAGGATACGGCGCGGGTGTTAGATCGATATTTGGATATTTTGGCAATTCGCACTTTTGCACAGCAGGAATTGGAAACTTTTGCTCACTATGCCAAGATTCCGGTAATTAATGCGCTTACCGATGCAGAACATCCTTGTCAGGTATTAGCGGATTTATTGACGATTCAAGAAGGCTTTGGCACCCTTGCCGGGTTAACTTTAACCTACGTGGGTGATGGAAATAATGTGGCTAATTCTCTGATGTTGGGCTGTGCTTTGGTGGGGATGAATGTTAGAATTGCCACCCCTAGCGGATATGAGCCAGATTCTAAGATTGTAGAACAAGCAAGAGCGATCGCTAATAACAAAACTGAAGTCCTCCTCACTCATGATCCAGAATTAGCCGCTAAGGGAGCTGCTGTACTTTATACTGATGTTTGGGCGAGTATGGGGCAAGAAGCAGAAGCAGGCGATCGTCTGCCTATTTTCCAGCCTTACCAAATTTCCGAGCAGCTATTGAGCCTTGCTAATCCAGAGGCAATTGTTTTACACTGCTTACCAGCCCATCGTGGTGAAGAAATTACCGGATCTGTTATTGAAGGTTCCCAATCACGAGTTTGGGAACAGGCAGAAAATCGCCTCCACGCCCAAAAAGCTTTACTTGCCAGTATCTTAGGGGCAAAATGAAAAAAGACGCGATTAATCGCGTCTGTACAGGAGTTTGGAGAGACGCGATTAATCGCGTCTGTACAGCAGTTTGGAGTCAGAATAGCTAGTGTGCGATTGGCTCCTGACTACTATCTTGGTAAAAAATCCAAAATAAATGGGTAAAAGAAAAGAGAATATTGTTTCTTTTGCCTTTCATATTTTTACTTTTCTCTTGTTATGGGGAGTTTTTTGTAGTACTAATGTTCTAGAGACATTTATAATTACTTCCCGCAAATTTATGGAACGTCTAACGGAAGCTCAACAAGAACTTTACGAATGGCTGGCAGAATACATCAGAACGCACCAGCATTCGCCTTCAATTCGGCAAATGATGCAAGGGATGAACTTAAAGTCACCAGCACCAATTCAAAGTCGCTTGGAACATTTACGTACTAAGGGATATATAGAATGGACTGAAGGCCAAGCGCGAACGATTCGGATTTTGCGTCCTGTAAAGCAAGGTGTACCAATTTTGGGGACGATCGCTGCTGGTGGTTTAATAGAACCATTTACTGATGCTGTAGATCATCTAGACTTTTCTAATTTCTCATTACCTCCCCAAACCTACGCTTTGCGGGTAGCTGGCGATAGCATGATTGAAGATTTAATTGCTGATGGCGATGTGGTATTCCTGCGTCCAGTAGCAGAACCAAATCATTTGAAAAATGGCACCATCGTCGCCGCCAGAGTTGATGGATTCGGTACCACTTTAAAACGTTTTTATCGCCAAGGCGATCATGTTACCCTCAAACCAGCAAATCCTAAGTACAATCCCATTGAAGTCAGCGCTATACAAGTGCAGGTGCAAGGTTCTCTCATTGGGGTTTGGCGCGGTTACAACTGAGTAATAAGAAAGTGATGAGTTATGAGTTTTAAATTACTAACTCCCAACTCCTAACTCCTAACTTATTACTTGGGTTCATCACCACGTTTGTGCTTAACATATGTACCTGACGCAAAA from Nostoc sp. UHCC 0926 includes these protein-coding regions:
- a CDS encoding Gfo/Idh/MocA family protein — its product is MQDSMSVAEPNLYTQRNQPRPIRIGVIGVGNMGQHHARVLSSMKDVELVGVADINVERGLETASNYKVRFFEDYCDLLPLVEAVCVAVPTRLHYAVGINCLLAGIHVLIEKPIAASISEAESLVNAAAESGCILQVGHIERFNPAFKELSQVLKTEALLALEAHRMSPYSDRANDVSVVLDLMIHDIDLLLELAASPVTKLTASGTRALDSGYLDYVTATLGFANGIVATLTASKVTHRKIRRIVAHCKNSFTEADFLKNEILIHRQTSANSLTDHRQVLYRQDGVIEKVYTSNIQPLSAELEHFVNCVHGGNQPSVGGEQALKALRLASLIEQMALEDRVWNPLDWQSEPRVQSLTPTA
- a CDS encoding DNA cytosine methyltransferase, which produces MINNRAISISLFTGAGGLDIGIEQAGFRVVSVVEKDPDAAKTIAFNRPHLNSAVARDIQNITAQNLLEEGGYVINLGRPLRIGEVDLVTGGPPCQPFSTAGKRGSVMDPRGSLFMDFIRIVEQVQPRFFVMENVKGLLSAPIRHRPHLERGTGYAPLELDEMQGSALEIVLEEIKRLGYQVIYKVMEAADYGVPQNRARVIFIGSRDGESATFPLPTHSKNGSLLPQWRTLKDALINLEDPQPEYTSYSKNRLQYLKLLKSGQNWRDLPNDLIKEAMGGAYKSGGGKVGFYRRLCWDKPSPTVTTSPYQKATDMCHPEELRPLSVRECARIQTFPDSWIFYGSTASKYRQIGNAVPVLLAQAIGDYLHSLIRQEKPKGISVFEQLSLFNH
- a CDS encoding DedA family protein, encoding MLEWITNTINYFGYWGIALLMFLENLFPPIPSELIMPLAGFTASPYQPEGAKLNIIGVFFAGLLGSVLGALIWYYPGKLFGETRLKAWADKYGKWLAISSKDITKAKEWFDRQGKKAVLIGRLVPGIRTLISVPAGISNMPLLPFLFYTTLGSAAWVGLLTYSGYALGSQYELVDKYLAPVSKIVLGGFVLAFVFWIFKRQLKRTRR
- a CDS encoding ParM/StbA family protein; the protein is MTDQPSAANPMNSAAIPMNRQPLASTTPINAVNNPSITNPNKAGGGSGKTILSVDLGRTSTKTCVSREPGNVVFVPANVKQMSIEQVRGGVFEARATDPLMDLWLEYQGNGYAVGQLAADFGANLGVGQSKVEAALVKVLASAGYFKLRDDISVVLGLPFLSLEQFEKEKAQLISQVGGPHVLNFRGESVSLNVSKVWVMPEGYGSLLWSEAQPKKSPGSPDFTKISVAIVDIGHQTVDLLMVDNFRFARGASKSEDFGMNKFYELVSAEIEGADSQSLALISTVNKPRGERYYRPKGASKPTNLDDFLPNLTEMFSREICSRVLAWLPERVTDVILTGGGGEFFWDDVQRLLKEAKINAHLAAPSRQANALGQYIYGEAQLSSNRAARA
- a CDS encoding plasmid segregation centromere-binding protein ParR; the protein is MFQWSKKVVKSVTFNPELADESLLAQVESYLEKQPDKTFSDLCKEALWQSLCVPGSVQPAPQTAATTPIEQQIGELQRQVAGLEERFFAKGSNRLEAMEHHLLQLSQQVAQLALIVNDRSFIQSPTQLEVVNNTSHTVATPPQEVDPVISRLSQFLDDF
- the queC gene encoding 7-cyano-7-deazaguanine synthase QueC, with product MKAVILLSGGLDSSTILYKAKADGYECHAISFDYQQRHRRELQSALFVAQKAGIVKHQVVNFDLRQWGGSALTDDAIDLPQERSLDEMSQNIPVTYVPARNTIFLSFALGYAEAIAAESVYIGINALDYSGYPDCRPDYIQAMQEVFRLGTKQGREGQPINIVAPLINLKKTEIIQLGNQLGVPWELTWSCYAGGDVACGVCDSCRLRLAAFTELELVDPLVYAS